In Lathyrus oleraceus cultivar Zhongwan6 chromosome 2, CAAS_Psat_ZW6_1.0, whole genome shotgun sequence, the DNA window tttGAAATGAAGAACTATGTCAATCgattaattcatttaattaatcGATTACTCTTAGCCAAAATGTAAAAAATTTGAAAGGCATAATGTAATGAGAAATAATGTCAATCGATTTCCCCCagatgtcaatcgattgatgctaGATGAGTTTTGAAAAATTGTTGAGCTGAATTAagtggtgtgttgaattgtaattccttgtgtcgaagcaggttgctcgataGAGCAATGAAGTGCCGAACCACCTAGTGTATTGAGTTATGTTAGTGTACCGAAGTGTcaaagcatgttgcttcacacaggattttgacttatgcctattttagtagtgttagctattttggacttttatagttttggattttgccttgaggtccaagttaacctaaatctataaatagattgagtaacccttatttttgtaatgaagtgaataaagtattcataacattgtaattcacagtattttgcagttgcaaagtgaataagaagttttccacagtttgtggacagagagaaacaCTGCAGAATTTAaatcttcttctccttcatcgttctttactttctttctttctccattgttcttttcttttattgtcattgtctaggtgataacaatcttgtccatcaagattgattgaaaatcttcataggttttgggggatttccaacacGCGTATAATAGAGCACATGTTTTTAAAGGCGAGAATTATGCTTAGTGGAAAGACAACATGTATGTACATACTATCAATTGACAAATATCCATGGGTAGCTGTCACCGAAGGGTCATTTATCACTAAGGGAGACGATGATGTTGTTAAATACCTAAGGATTGGACGAATGATGAAACCAAAAAGACTTCATATGACTTGAAGGCAAGGAACATACTTATCTCCGCTTTAAGCGTAAAAGTATTCTATTCAATTTCACATGATAAGAGTGTTAAAGGTACATGGGACGTCATCCAAATCCTTTATGAGAGGACAAATGATGTCAAGGATTCTAAGATCAACATGTTTAGAGAGGAGTTTGAACTATTTCATATGAAATCCATAAAATCTATAAATTCCACGTATACTAGATTCCTCCACTTAATCAACAAACTAAGCAACTTACGAAAAGTATTTTCAGAAGCTTCGCACCAAACTAAAAGCTGTAACTTTCCCCTCTCTATGAACTTTGTGGGAGAATATTAAAAAATTAGTTTAAGCTACAAGTTACATAACATCATTAGTGTGTGAATTGATGTATGTCTATGTTAAGCAATCACCATGGATGCAAGCACAGATAACTGTAACTAACTTTCAAAATTGAACGAAAATATGAGAAAAACACATTCTATCATattcaaataaaaaaatttatgataattgaattttaatttaatcatctaaattatttaaaattatcTCGTTCAAACACATAATTAGTGTATGATGCTTGTACTAAAAATCATTATCTATATTTCAAATTGACAATAAAAAACTATTCCTCTAACCGTCAACACACGTAATTATGCTCAGAGCATTTCGTATATTATGCTAATACTAATATATATGACTTTTACTCAATTTCCATTAACTTAATTTACGCGGGATGCTTCGTTGATGGTACGGTTGTACTTGGTTGTGTCATTAAGGACCCaacaaataaattttttcttTTACTGCTTCAAATCGTCTTCCCAACCATGCAGACGTAGTATGAAGATTGAAAAATTCCGATGCTTTAATTCTTGTGGATTATATTAATGATTCTGATTTTATTGCTGCTTCTGTTAAATGATTTTAGTGATTCTATTTTGATGTATATCAACCGTGACATAAACATGGATGCCCATCAAATGGTGGGAATTAGCAAATCCGTAGATTCTAGAATTTGGATCCATCATCTCCCCAAATTGGATGGATCTTCTTAGTTTGACTTGCTTTTAATCTTATAGTCGttatttgataaataaataaaaattacGGTAGTGAAATTGAAATTAGATCTATGGAAATTGAGAAAGTGTTGGAATTGTCACTTctattatttaaaattttaatcaatGTTTCATTTGGGTCATaatctttttgtaacattgtatttttgtaaccttcaatttttatatatcattaagtttttgttacaacaagattcacaacaaacatcactacaacataagcaaaTTGAAAACAGAATATTTCTAACTTATTACAACAATCAAAGTGATGTCATCTCGTTCGAGCAtcatttccctaacatccttatcaaTTTTCATTCACATCTAACCAAAGATattgtcgagtctctcaatacgTCTAATTTTTCtccttctggtattttcccatctaaccaacaaaccaactccctcttcagttgatcgaaagtagtgatgttccagaagagTATCAGCATATGAGGTTTGTCTCTAACATAAATCATttttccatagcggcgacgaacaccaaacatgattgtcgaatgatgaaatgagatgtggaaaaatgattcacGCAACATCTCTAgttataacaaaaaaaattgcatAATACACTaaggtgtcaatccaattggccTCTCCTTTAAAAaaatacacatgggcgccaattggattgactgCACCATGTGTcctagtcaatccaattggcgcttgcactctatttttaagaggagtcgccaatcggattgacgcctcctcctaaaagtagggtactttgagatttttttttaaaacaagGTTACTTTTggaattttcttgaaaaatgGGTTATTTTGGTAAAAAAGTTCTATATAGGGATCTCCATAATATAATTGgtaacccaataataataaaaattgcTAACAAAGAGATGGTCACCGCTTCATTCAATTTTGGACTTAACACAAAGTTGGGCCTTTAGGATCATAATATTATCCATCCTTCCAAAATCAACTTTGTTCTCAAGGTTGTAAAAATTGCTCTTAGCATAAATTTTACCCGAATCTCATTcattattataaataatatatttaacGTCGGTCGTAAAATGCATTTAATCTCGGCTACACATGTGAGATAACGAAGGGCGACATGAAAAACAATCACGTGTCATCTGTGTGTTTTTAAAACCGAGGTTAGAAATTAAAAGGTCgtgggttcgatccccagcatcaggatttttattattttcagaACTGGATTGCACATCCAATGTTACTACATTGGCTTTATGTAAACACCTGTATTATGTAAATATCGAGGGGATACGTTTCTTTTACTGTCGTTTGCACCTGTATTACAGAACCATATTCCTGAATATAGAATCATATTTTACTGATTCCTGAAACAGAAACATTATACATTTTGTCAATTTCTCAATCTGAAACATTGCACCACAGATATTCATTGATTAAACTAAATGCAAACCCAAAATGGCACACACTTTATAATTTTATATCAAAACTAAAACAAAGGATTATGAAACAAAAGTAATAACCAAAATAGAAAATTTTGTAGGTTGTCCAATAGAATTTGTCGCTAGTCCTTAAGCACATATAGTTTGAACAACATTTGAAACTAATTAGGTCAATTAACAACAACTTTAAATATATAGTACAATGATAAAAAAGGAGTAAAATGATTAATTATAAATTTCAAAGGAATATAAGACATTTACTTACTAGTTTTTCCATATCCCCTCTTCATGATCACGAAGAATAGCATGCACATCATCTGAATCATTTTCTTCAAAGGCTTGTCGTACATGTGTTGCTAAATAAGGTATCTCATAGttaaaatcttgattttcatAAGTACTATCGGGAAGATGTTTACCTTGAAGAACAATTGATCATCTAGTGTTAGAAGGATCAGTGACATAAAAAACTTGTTTTGATTGGGTTGCCATGATGAAAGGTTCGTTCTTATAAGTTGTCTTACAAATATCAACCCCGTGTGAATCTCAACTCATCAATGTCTAGACCAGTGTTACTGTCAATCCACTTGCACTTAAATAAAGGcaatttaaaaaaaacatagtCAATCTTTGAAACTAGAAAAGTACATGGATTCAGCCTCAACCATAACCCCACTATTTTGCATGGTGTTACGATCATCCTTTGATTTTGTATAGAATGAATATTTATAAATGTCGTATGCACTCCAAGTAATTACATAATGTGACAACCATTTGCAAAAATCTGATGCACTATTGTCTTTAGAAATACTTTCATTAAACCAATTTACGAAAGTTTTGCTATGCTCTGTCAACAACTATTTTTCATTCATCCGGGAGAATTTTTCCTTTAAAAGACTTTTTTGAGCGGTCAAGTAAGGTTGAACTTCAGTAAGGTTATTCAATATATGCAAATGTGCTTGAAGAACTACTTCTCGAGAAAATGTCTTAGCATTTAAACCTTAAATATCTCTACCATCATAAAATCCATCACAATGAGATTCAGGAATTCCTATAAATCAAGATTTTGACAAATAGTTTGTACaaaactcaatagcttcttctaTGATGTATCTTTCTACGATCAAAGCTTTTGAACGGTGATGATTCTTTGTATACCCTTTGAAAATATTTATGTAACGTTGTACCAGATACATCCATCGTAAAAAAGTTAGACCTTAAATTCTAATCTCTCATACTAGATGAATGATAAATGCCAAAGCGACAATAATTCTTTGTAAGAAACTTGGCGTTTATTGATTCAACCACTAATATTTTGCAGAATTCTTCATAGTTTTGAATTAGAATATAGCACTCTTGAAATGTTTTCTTAAAATGTGCAGGAACATCCAAAGATAACACCATATTCATCACAAAAGAAGATTTGTCCTACAAACTTCGCTTAGTGAAACATGTCTCTCTAGGTGAAAATCAAACAGAAGCAAGGCACGCAAGTTTCGCTTGAAGCAAGAAACAGCGAggcaaaagaaaaaaaaaacttcGCTAAGCGAGAGATAGTGAAGAAAAACATAAGCAAAATCACAAAAGTTTGCTTGAATCGAGAAGCAACGAGGCAATTTCACTTAGCGAGTCACACTTCGCTAAGCGAAATAAGGCGTTTTCACAAAGGCGGTTTGAAAATGCTTCAGAGTGAAGGAACGTCACTTTGCTTAGCGAGTCATATTTTGCTAAGCGAAGTTGACGAAAAATCAGGCACTATAAAAGGAGCAGAAACACATTTAGAATGGAAAACTTGGTTTTTCTGAGAACATATAGCAAAGATAGAAAGAGAGAAGTAATTTAATTGAGGACACGAGTTGGATACGCATCAAATAGTCGGGAAATTGCATTTGATGCTCATTCATCTTAATTCTTTCATGATTAATCAAGTTACCATGATGATGACTAGCTAATCCCGCTCTTGTGTTGGGATTGAATTGTAATTCATTGAATAGTATGTGTACTCATTGATCATTATATATTATTGAAATTATGGCACGTAGAGGACAAATGTCGTATACGATGTCAGAACACTAGAATGTCGAATGCAAAGTAAAGATAATGTAACAACAATCAGGTTATATTTCTGATTCTTGTGATTACAGACGAGACCTAGTCATATGATATATATAGTCCTAGTCCCTGTCCATTATGGGTTCAGGGTTAAAGTTCACACTTTTTTCCACATCAATCAGGTTTCAGATACTCGGCCTTTAATTAAAAGAGATCACTTAACCAATAAAAAGACTTATATATGCACCCCATCAAAATTACTATTAATCCATTTTTCATAAACTAAACAACAATTGATGGTAGCCCAGAAAAATTAGATAAATCTAATAGAGTGTAGAACATTTTTGTTGGAAGAGAGCCATTAAAGAAATTAGAGTAAGAGATGATATATTATAAAGACAAAGTGGAATTTGACCAGACAATTTGTTTATACCTATTGATATAGTTGCCAAATTCTTCAAGTGGCATATTTCTTGTGGAATATGCCCCTCTAAATTATTGGAACCAGCATTAAAATTAACAAGAGATGAAATATTTCCTATAGATGGCGGAATTTCACCTGTTAAATTGTTGGTCCAAATGTTTATATCTTGGAGCTTCCTAAGAGAACCAATTCCAATCGGTATTCTTCCAACAAGATTGTTCCTTGTCAAGTACAAGACTTTAAGATTCAACAGACTTGTCATGTTTGTAGGAATTTCTCCTTCCAATGAGTTGTTGCGGAGATAAAGTTTTTGTAGTTTTACTAAACGGCACAACTCTTGTGGGATTGTTCCATAGAAGTTGTTGTTCATGAGATTGAAGTTTGTTAAAAAAGAGAGATTACCAACATAGGGAGATATGGATCCATGCAACTGATATCCTTGTAAGTTCAACTCAATAACTCTTGATTCGTGCATGTGATTCCATGCCACTTGCAAAATTGAGTAGAATCATTCCGAGAGTCTAGTATTCTATTTGAGTCTTTTGGATATTGCTTTCTTGAATTTGAGCAATGCCAAATAATCAGTTTCGTTTCCTGATGCATAAGTCATTGTGTTTGCACCAAACCATAGTAAGTTCATATTATATTGTAGTAATATGTGATGGTATATAGGGAAAAATGTATGTAACATGTGCAAAAAGGGCTTCATTTGGTTGAGGAAACTTAAGCAGATTGAAAGTGGTTTCTTCTGCTAAATAGAACTTTTGAGGTTGGTATGATAAAATATTCATGACATGCAACTTATTTATATACCGGAGGCAACAACATGAACATGTATGTGTGACATCTTTAAATTGTATTTTGATTTCCATTATAGTGTAAATAAATACAAATCCTTAAAAGTCAAATGTATTGATATGTCGCTTTTTCTAAATTAGAGGCTTTTATATTCCGTTCAAATTAAGTTAAGTTCAGAGATGAATGATTATATATGAAAATTGTATGTAAAGTTTTTAAGTTTATAATCCAAAGTAATACTCCTTTTAATTAGGGGTGGTAAAACGGGTCTGAACCGTTGGGCATGTCCATTTTGCCCGCACTTAAGTGTGAGGCGAGCCAAGGATTTAGACCCTCACCCTCTATTGTGTCCGCTCCACTCCGTCTTGTTTTCTTTGCGAGTTTTTGCTGGCGCGGACATTTATataaatttttgtatttttaggCTTAAAAGGTGTAGTGTTCGCTGACTTTCTTCATCACGCCCTCACTTTTGGCGGAACGGGTATAGATTTTAGACCCGCGTCCTCAACTATCTCCGCTCCTCCCCGCCCCATTTTTTTGTGGACTTTTGTGGGGTGGGCCTAAACAGGGagggcatgcccgtttgccacccctgCTTTTAATTGATTGGAGGGTTCATTTTCTACCCAAAAATTCTAATGATTAAAACATTATCtttgaaatatttttaaatttgGATGGGTAGTTTATAGGTATGACTCGGGACTTTGAATGAGTATTATGTAAAAACTTCATGATTTGATTTTTGTTAATGGTGAACACGATCAATCTTTCTTAATGTAGTTATAGTTTCCTTGATTTTATGTCTAATAATTATGGTTAGTTAGGGTTACGGTGTTACAAGAAATATATAAACTAGAGCTCAATTTACAATAATACCCATCAAGCCTCCACACCCCCAATTACCTACCCATGAAAAACAATTGGGTATAAGACCATTTTGTAGTTTTCACATAATATTGTTGTGTATTAATTCAAGCTTAGTTAGTTAGTTACTTACTTTATGTGTATATATAATAACTACTTGTGTAGTTTTGTAATGATCTATCTTCCAATAACAGTCATCTCTTCTCATTCAATATTCATCACACTCTCTCTTTTCTTCCTTTCCACTCCAATACTCTCTCTATCTTTTTCTCAATTAACTTTCGTATTCACAAGGTGTAATAACACCAACATATGGTATCACGAGACCGGTGTTGATTATAGAGTAAGTAGTGATTGCAGCTTTGGTTGGAATAGGCGGCAACAACTTCCCTGCAAATCTTTCAGTTCTTGATGGCAAGAATTGGGAAAAATGGTGCATTCATATGAGAGTCATATTTAATGTTCAAGATGTGTCTGAATATGTAGTAGAGGGGCTTTAACCGCTAGCAGAAAATACAACAGATCCTTAGAAGGTAGCATACAAGGAATCCAAGAAGAAATACTAGAAGGCCCTATTTTACATTCACTAATGTGTTGAAACGAAGGTGTTTGATAAAATAACTCATGCTGCAACTTCGAGAGAAACATGGGATATGCTTGAAAAATACTATGGTGGAGACACGAAGGTCAAGAAGGTGCGCCTTCAATCTTTGAGAAAGCGGTATGAAATATTGCATATGAAAGAGGGCGAAATGATATCAGATTTCTTCACAAGGGTTAAAGAATTAATCAATCAGATGAAGAATTTTGGAGAGACTCTGACAGAGCAAATGAAGGTTGAAAAGGTACTTTGAAGTCTCACTTCTCAATATGATATGATAATAGTAATAATTAAGGAAACCAAAGATCTGAAAACAATGAAGATGGAGGATCTGCAAGGATCTCTTGAAGCCAGAGAACTGAGACTGAATCAAAAAGAGGAAGATAAAGATTCTTAACATGCCTTAATTTCTCACTCAAGAAAGGGAGGTTCTGAAGACATGAATAGAAGGGGAAAGCAGAGAAAAAGAAAGCACCAGAGAAAAGACACGCCAGATAGAAAAGAGAAGAATAAGTTTGAAAAAATATCTGAATCCTCTAAAGGAAAAGGATGATCTAGAAAATTTCAAAACAAGAAAAAGTTTCAAGACAAGAGAAAGATCTAATGCTTCAATTGTGAGAAGTATGGTCACTTTGCTTCAGATTGCTGGTTTGAAAAGGGGAAAGAAAAACACCGGTGCAGAGAAAGCTAACACGCTGCAAGATGATTCAGATTCATATCATGTCATGTTGATGATAACTACTtgtcgcggcgcgaaaaatacccgagcataaggaacgctcgaaatataaacaaaatagagtcgccgccgaactttatttattcccaaatacgggaagggaaaatattgataaaacccacacaaaaaaaacaaaaaagaaatggttgtcgcaaccaaatcgggttcgggagtcggttatgcaaagggaaggtattagcacccctcatatccgttgtactcaacgggacccatttagttagtttcgtgtaAGAGTGCTAGTGTGATATTTTTTGCGATCTTTTACTCATCGAGTGAAGAAAGAGAAGAGAAGAACATTTTTTATTAAAAAGGATTTTTTTAACATTAATGTGTCTGACAAGATTTCGAAATCCCGCTCATACGTATCTTCATGTGttatgaagaactcaaggcatacgtagttctactCAAATAAAACTACTggatggattgcttttaaagagagtgattCTTGGATCGCATTTGAGCGGTTAAACCTTTACTTGTTTCTtgctcttggaggctgaagtctttttgtttcgcatcaaaatggatGTAGCATACTCTTTTATGAAAATATTCTCGGGgtcgcacaagggcggaaaacaaATTTGATGAGTTTGAGTTAACTTTAAACGGAGATAGGCATTtaagcagggagctctactgcagtactcgAATTCCCGAAAAGGAAGAGGCTTAAGGCCATTCACTCTattttcatccaaaagtttgttatgaaaatgtgtggaaaattaggtcaaagttcattaacggTAGACGATTATTCAGACAGGGAGCTCTACTGTAGTGTCtaaataatcgggaaagagaaggtcgatacccaatcaatatttttcttctataagagaaattACTTAATTCTGGTAATTAGTGTATTTTAATAaggaagacgaatgtttgaacatggAGCTCTACAATagtatcctaacattcgaaaAAAGAGCAGGTCTAAACCTAATCaatttctttcattttttttgtaaaagCTTTTAAAAACAGAGGGCGACTGGAAAGTTGGATCAAGTGTCTGAAGCTGACTTATGAAAAgaatttggatgtggcgggggtaTACTCGACTTTATATTCGATTTAGATTTAATTTGGGAAaaagactcgacgttggatcgagtattttttttgttcttttctgaAAGTTGTTGATTTTAATCTTAAGTTAACAATCAAATGatacaataaaaataaatgaaagcGGTAAACTTATTACACAATACGTGAATGGGGATACAGTTTGTTGAATGTGGATACAACACAATAATTAAACAATAAAAGTTCTAAAGacaattataaataaaaaaatctcgttgtaagaaggcccaagagacAGCCAGGGGACCCGAAATAAAAATCAAAAATTTGAACTACATAATTTAGCGgtatgttaagcaatcgtaaagtGGTTCGTGTAGGAATCACCCTATCTGGGGTCGGTCAGTAAAACTCTGTCATTTAAgcaatttctgaagttaaattgaatttttaactccgAATTGCATCGCATCTGTGGAAAACTAATGATTTAAGTGTCAAAAAGAAACGAAAATTAAACTAAAAgatttagcgctatgttaagaaatcgtaaggcgattcatgtaggaatcaccctatctgaggtcggtcaataaaactcTATACGATTATGTCATTTttgaagttaaattgaatttttaactccaAAATTACAACGCATCTGTGGAAAACTGATGGGACaaataaattaaattttatttttaacaattaaaaataatcaattAATCAATAAATAAATATAACAATAATAG includes these proteins:
- the LOC127123523 gene encoding DNA damage-repair/toleration protein DRT100-like, whose protein sequence is MNNNFYGTIPQELCRLVKLQKLYLRNNSLEGEIPTNMTSLLNLKVLYLTRNNLVGRIPIGIGSLRKLQDINIWTNNLTGEIPPSIGNISSLVNFNAGSNNLEGHIPQEICHLKNLATISIGINKLSGQIPLCLYNISSLTLISLMALFQQKCSTLY